The sequence GTTCGCTGAAGTGTAACATAAccttatttataaaattataaaactttCATGCGATAACTTGGAAGAGATTacaatatatttctaaaaaacaATTAGTTAACATTACGAAAAACCGTCTGTTATTGAAACAAAGATGAATGTTCGAATCATTTTTAGAAATATAGATTGTAAATTACAAAACATTCAGACTATTTGGAACAATCACTTATGATCGATAGATTAAAACCTCAAATAAGATTTCAcccgaaaaaaattattgtaaaaatgtcgacataaatgaataaatgtcATTCCAAATTATTCATGTCAAGTTTAGACCTTCATATGCAAATTAtgataaatattaagaaaaaggaTACTTTCCATCTGAGAGACGGACATGACTGATTGTTCGGCCCCCGTTGTGACAAGAATAATCTAATTAATGCCTTGAGTAATGCAACGGTCactttcttaaaaaaataatactttaagTTGTTCTTTGACGTCAGTTGAGTTATCACTCTATCTTTAGGTAAACTGTCATGTCAATCATCGACATGAATACTGAATACATATGTGCAGTTAAAATCGAATGTTATCAATTTGTCAGACTGTATACAAGGCACTATATTATGCTATTAGCAGCTATTAGTCAGTATAATACTATTACTAATCTTTTAGTAGGCTAGCATAAATGACAGTGATCCTTACgtaaaaagataaaaatttccAGTTGTTTAGTATAATACAACAATCTGCTATACCGACTGAGACATCCGACGAGCAAAGCAACAAGCAAAATAAAAGCGAGGTATATGcgaggtatatttacaatttacaagcatatttatattgcattatttcgtaaaaattaggaaaaatggtgcaaacttgttgcataaaaaattgtaaggaaCGACAAAACCGTGATACAAATATATCTTTTCACAAGCAAGTATTTTatacgcataacctataacaaGTAAATGCAATGCAATATATATTTACCACGGACGAAATACttcgtaatatatataaaacaaatttatttgtaGATTTCCGAAAGATCCAGAATTAAGAGAAAAATGGATAAAAGCGATTAATTGTGAAAATTTTGAGCCCTCTGCTCATTCCAGAGTTTGTTCTAAACATTTTGAAAGTGATTGCTTTGTTGGAAATTCATGGAGTTCAAAGCGTAATTTAAGATACGATACAATACCTCGTGTATCAGAAGTACCTGAAGTATCACGTATACAACCAACGGAAGTAGCGAACATCCCAtgtattaaaatagaaaatgaaaGTGCAAGGTATTAATCTCTTTACGGTCACATTATCAACGCTTGAACTAAGTCTGCAATAGGTTCAATTTGTATAATTTCCATATAATTTGTTTTCAGCTTAAATAATGAAATTGCCGATGAAGATGACAGTGTAGAATCTGC comes from Lasioglossum baleicum chromosome 19, iyLasBale1, whole genome shotgun sequence and encodes:
- the LOC143218242 gene encoding uncharacterized protein LOC143218242, translating into MVQTCCIKNCKERQNRDTNISFHKFPKDPELREKWIKAINCENFEPSAHSRVCSKHFESDCFVGNSWSSKRNLRYDTIPRVSEVPEVSRIQPTEVANIPCIKIENESASLNNEIADEDDSVESAARTGRDNVSFQEIPLKKKRTAYIGDFLNSDTITDHEKHVHIIATTLAKKNKQIKALQRTNRRLLKKIEDLNKLLDELHKRSVDVSLKEF